AATACCTGTGCCCGATGCAACCCAAATGGCACTGCTCTCCTTGCATATAAACTCGCCAAAGGCGGGACTTATTAAAATGGTTTCGCCTGGTTTTAACTCAATAAGTTGTGGCGTTAATTCTCCTTCGGATTTTAAATCGAAGAGGAACGACAAATGTGGTTCGTTGTTTCCGGAGGCGATGGAGTAGAGGCGTGGCGCAATTGTGCTGCTTGTGGTTAACTTTACCACCTGTCCGGGAATAAAATCAAATGGGCGTTTTACCGTTAGCCAGTAACCGTTTGGTCCCAACTTTTCAAGCGATATAACTTCCGTGGGAATCATACCTCCCTGTTTGTTTGTATTTTCCACTATGCCTTTTCTGCAATAAATTCCTTCAACGAGAGTGTTCTGTCCACTCGAATGCCTTTGGGTGTTTCTTTGAGCGTGCAGCATTCAATCATGTAATCGTGTTGAAAAAAGAGGAGGTAACGGTTTTGTAATGCCTCCCTAAGCAGCATCTCTTTTTCTTGGATTGTTTTAAGTGGATCTATCTCATAGCTCATGTTCCAAATAAGTGGGATGTGTGCTGTGGCTGGAAAAATGTCGGCTGCAAATAGGATCTTGGTCCCGTTATACTCGATTATTGGAACCATCTGTCCACGGGTGTGTCCCTCGCAAATACGAAGTTCGAGCCAAGGAAAGAGTGGCCCTTCGCGTTCTATAAGTTTTAGGTGGCCACTCTCCATCATAGGATGAAGATTCTCTGGCCTAAATGAATCTGCTTCGCGTATGTTAGGATTGATAGCCCATTCCCACTGGGATCGGCTTACGTAGTAGGTGGCATTTGGAAAGGTTAGTGCTGGTTTCCCTTCATTATCCAACTTTACACCTCCACCGCAGTGGTCGAAGTGAAGGTGTGTAAGCACCATGTCGGTGACCTCTTCGGGTCGAATTCCTAGTTGAGCCAATCCTTCTTCTAATCCATCGCCTCCAAATAGATGGTGGAAATCGAATATCTTTTTGTCTTGCTTCGCTCCAAATCCATTGTCGATAAGCACAATTCTACCTTCATGCTTTATGACTAGCGATCGTAAGGCCCAGGAGCATAGGTTGTTCTCGTCGGCGGGGTAGACGCGCTGCCAAAGTACCTTTGGCACAACACCAAACATGGAGCCACCATCGATTTTAAAGTTCGTGATATTTAAGGCGAAAAGTTCCATCAATACGGAGGTTTTTATTTTCAAACAAAGATAGGGGTGATTTGTTAGAAAAACCTTTTGGCCTGCCCGAAACCACTGACGATTTACTCAAGGAGAAACTCTATTGCAGCAGTGTGATGAGGTCGTTTGACTCGATAGAAAGTGTTAAAGTTTATGAAAATAAGCATCTAACTCTGCTTGTTTTTTGCTGATGTTGGCCAAATCAGTAAATTGCACGCTCTTTTCCTATTAACATACTGACCAAAAAAATAACAGATGAAATTAAAACTGATGATCAGTCTAGGTTTATTGCTTGTAGGCAATGGACTTTATGCCCAACTTGCAACTTTTGAGGATAGCGTGGCCTATGCCTACGGCAATATGATTGGCTCCGATTTAAAGAGCAAGGGTGTAAACCTTAAGTTGGAAATTGTAGCAAAAGGGATCA
This window of the Williamwhitmania taraxaci genome carries:
- a CDS encoding ferredoxin--NADP reductase; the encoded protein is MIPTEVISLEKLGPNGYWLTVKRPFDFIPGQVVKLTTSSTIAPRLYSIASGNNEPHLSFLFDLKSEGELTPQLIELKPGETILISPAFGEFICKESSAIWVASGTGIAPYLSMAKSGLSKGKQLIHGVRYHENFFFHDELERLLGERYIKCCSGSTVANMFEGRVTEYLQKATNLPLDRKYYLCGNPEMVVDTREVLLARGVAYENILAEIYF
- a CDS encoding MBL fold metallo-hydrolase; translation: MELFALNITNFKIDGGSMFGVVPKVLWQRVYPADENNLCSWALRSLVIKHEGRIVLIDNGFGAKQDKKIFDFHHLFGGDGLEEGLAQLGIRPEEVTDMVLTHLHFDHCGGGVKLDNEGKPALTFPNATYYVSRSQWEWAINPNIREADSFRPENLHPMMESGHLKLIEREGPLFPWLELRICEGHTRGQMVPIIEYNGTKILFAADIFPATAHIPLIWNMSYEIDPLKTIQEKEMLLREALQNRYLLFFQHDYMIECCTLKETPKGIRVDRTLSLKEFIAEKA